A genomic segment from Roseibium algicola encodes:
- a CDS encoding ATP-binding protein, with the protein MTTRPTPRPILSRLWPSTLASQLIILLLAAIVAAQAFSIWIFQDERRIALVAAARDNLLSRAVSLAELMEDTPANLQDRILVASSSRFAVFWLGDKPLAPAPGNSRFEKRLQGYMAERLEHGQTVHLNILADEKRGPRGREADDDDHPKWRDEPRHERPSKLRKIMNKPEDLSLSIQMSDGRWLNVATSYRPPAGDFLPLVVQLSITALLMVLIIGFAVRRVTRPLKELSVAAEKFGRGEQQKPLTPSGPSEVRSLTNAFNDMQDRLTRFVRDRTRMLAAISHDLRTPITSLRLRAEFIEDEENRDKMIETLEEMAAMTEAALRFARDDAQAETAENADLGAILEALAGDQQDLGHKCTVETEERIVLPCRPVALKRALRNLIENGIRYGDGVSVHAARSAGEAIIRITDKGPGIPEEKLKDVFEPFVRLEESRSEETGGIGLGLAITRSIIHAHGGRIELKNRPEGGLQADVRLPLGAGK; encoded by the coding sequence ATGACGACACGTCCGACGCCCCGCCCGATCCTGTCCCGTCTCTGGCCGAGCACCCTCGCCTCGCAGCTGATCATTCTGCTGCTCGCAGCCATCGTCGCGGCACAGGCCTTCAGCATCTGGATCTTCCAGGACGAGCGGCGCATCGCGCTCGTGGCGGCGGCCCGTGACAACCTTCTGTCGCGCGCTGTTTCCCTGGCGGAGCTGATGGAAGATACACCTGCAAACCTGCAGGACAGGATCCTTGTGGCCAGCAGCAGCCGGTTCGCAGTGTTCTGGCTTGGCGACAAGCCGCTGGCACCGGCGCCCGGCAACTCGCGTTTCGAAAAACGCCTGCAGGGCTACATGGCCGAAAGGCTGGAACACGGCCAGACTGTGCATCTCAACATTCTTGCCGACGAAAAACGTGGACCGCGTGGCCGCGAGGCAGACGACGATGATCATCCGAAGTGGCGCGACGAGCCGCGGCACGAACGCCCTTCGAAACTGCGCAAGATTATGAACAAGCCGGAAGACCTGTCGCTGTCTATCCAGATGAGTGACGGGCGCTGGCTGAATGTCGCCACCAGCTATCGCCCGCCAGCCGGCGATTTTCTGCCTCTGGTCGTGCAGCTGTCGATTACGGCCTTGCTGATGGTGCTCATTATCGGTTTTGCCGTCCGCCGCGTGACCCGGCCCTTGAAGGAACTGTCCGTGGCTGCCGAGAAGTTCGGTCGCGGCGAACAACAGAAGCCACTGACACCCAGCGGGCCGAGCGAAGTCCGCTCGCTGACGAACGCCTTCAACGACATGCAGGACCGCCTGACACGGTTTGTCAGGGACCGCACACGGATGCTGGCCGCCATCAGTCACGATCTCAGAACCCCGATCACTTCATTGCGCCTGCGGGCCGAGTTCATCGAGGACGAGGAAAACCGCGACAAGATGATCGAAACCCTGGAAGAAATGGCTGCGATGACGGAAGCCGCGCTGCGTTTCGCCAGGGACGACGCCCAGGCGGAAACAGCGGAAAACGCCGATCTTGGTGCGATCCTGGAGGCACTTGCAGGCGACCAGCAGGACCTTGGCCACAAATGCACCGTTGAAACGGAAGAACGGATCGTGCTTCCGTGCCGTCCGGTGGCCTTGAAACGGGCCCTGAGGAACCTGATAGAGAACGGGATCCGCTACGGAGACGGCGTCTCGGTCCACGCGGCCAGATCCGCCGGCGAAGCCATCATCCGCATCACCGACAAGGGTCCCGGCATTCCCGAGGAAAAGTTGAAGGACGTCTTCGAACCCTTTGTCAGGCTTGAAGAATCCCGCAGCGAAGAAACAGGCGGCATCGGTCTGGGATTGGCGATCACCCGTTCGATCATCCATGCACATGGCGGCCGGATCGAGTTGAAGAACCGTCCGGAAGGTGGTCTTCAGGCCGACGTCAGATTGCCGCTCGGGGCGGGCAAATAG
- a CDS encoding ABC transporter ATP-binding protein yields the protein MPDTLASLDRVSAAYDGALALNEVCLDLPDGRIIAFCGPNGSGKSTALKVMRGLHRPDAGNVEIAGRAIGDWSQKDLARQVAMLSQSPDAPSDLSVEDLVLMGRFAHRSRFGGPSAADRAACDRALEITEMAELKTRALAQLSGGQLQRAWVAMTLAQDAPRIFLDEPTNHLDIAHAFELLDLVKHLSRSEDRSFVIVLHDLNMAMRYADHVVLFEKGRIAANGPTTEVLTEATVSSVFGIACRIMPLDGLERPVIVSWGKATGAGVSGLSSGKMRKICT from the coding sequence ATGCCTGACACTCTGGCCAGTCTCGATCGTGTCAGTGCCGCATATGACGGCGCCCTTGCGCTAAACGAGGTCTGTCTCGACCTGCCCGACGGCAGGATCATTGCCTTTTGCGGACCGAACGGCAGTGGCAAATCGACTGCCCTGAAAGTGATGCGCGGTCTGCACCGGCCGGATGCCGGCAATGTGGAAATCGCAGGCAGGGCGATTGGCGACTGGTCGCAGAAGGATCTTGCGCGCCAGGTCGCCATGTTGTCCCAGTCGCCCGATGCACCGTCGGACCTATCGGTTGAGGATCTGGTGCTGATGGGGCGGTTTGCGCATCGAAGCCGGTTCGGCGGACCATCGGCAGCGGACAGGGCCGCCTGCGACCGTGCGCTTGAAATCACCGAAATGGCCGAGCTGAAAACCCGGGCTCTCGCCCAGCTTTCCGGCGGGCAGCTGCAACGTGCCTGGGTTGCCATGACGCTGGCGCAGGATGCGCCCCGGATCTTTCTGGACGAGCCGACCAACCATCTGGACATTGCCCATGCGTTTGAGTTGCTGGACCTCGTCAAGCACCTGAGCCGCTCCGAGGACCGAAGCTTCGTCATTGTCCTGCATGATCTCAACATGGCCATGCGCTACGCTGATCACGTTGTGCTGTTCGAAAAGGGACGGATCGCCGCCAATGGGCCGACAACGGAAGTGCTGACGGAAGCGACCGTCTCTTCCGTATTTGGCATCGCCTGCAGGATTATGCCCCTGGACGGGTTGGAACGACCGGTCATCGTTTCCTGGGGCAAGGCCACCGGGGCGGGCGTTTCCGGCCTGTCGTCCGGCAAAATGCGCAAAATCTGCACATAG
- a CDS encoding MarR family winged helix-turn-helix transcriptional regulator produces MTIPFETQGSTRPIGYWIRSADRCLTKAIEAIQSDLGLERADWQVLNTLAESAAGMPFGRLREIFDPMLEVRDLHKVLISLADRRLLRSEEDFWRLTDKGRDVHRSAMERQTALRRKAMQGISEVDYSLVVNVLARLVSNCHRPEDT; encoded by the coding sequence ATGACGATCCCATTTGAAACGCAGGGTTCCACGCGCCCGATCGGGTACTGGATCCGCTCTGCCGATAGATGTCTTACCAAGGCAATCGAGGCCATCCAGTCTGACCTGGGGCTTGAGCGAGCCGACTGGCAGGTGCTCAATACGCTTGCCGAAAGTGCAGCAGGAATGCCGTTTGGCCGGCTGAGAGAGATCTTTGATCCCATGCTGGAGGTAAGGGACCTGCACAAGGTTCTGATCAGTCTTGCAGACCGGCGGCTTCTTCGGTCCGAGGAAGATTTCTGGCGGCTTACGGACAAGGGCAGGGACGTCCACAGAAGCGCGATGGAACGCCAAACCGCCTTGCGGAGAAAGGCGATGCAGGGAATCTCCGAGGTTGATTACAGCCTTGTGGTGAATGTTCTGGCCAGGCTCGTCAGCAATTGCCACAGGCCAGAAGACACTTGA
- a CDS encoding VOC family protein, with the protein MTTDTSSQLRLGRIAATLGVSDIERSRTLYREIFGLEKVFENGSPVGFMILKKDEAELHLTLQKGYRAPPFNQAHIMVSDADAACRACERHGLRIVKRLQNKDYGLRAFVFADPDGNRIDVAEEI; encoded by the coding sequence ATGACCACCGACACTTCCTCGCAGCTGCGGCTCGGCCGCATCGCCGCAACACTGGGCGTCAGCGATATTGAACGTTCCCGTACACTCTACCGGGAAATCTTCGGCCTGGAAAAAGTGTTCGAAAACGGCAGTCCGGTTGGCTTCATGATCCTGAAGAAGGACGAGGCCGAATTGCACCTGACACTCCAGAAAGGCTACCGGGCTCCGCCATTCAATCAGGCCCACATCATGGTGTCCGACGCTGACGCCGCCTGCCGGGCCTGCGAGCGCCATGGTTTGCGCATCGTCAAGCGCCTCCAGAACAAGGACTACGGCCTCAGAGCCTTCGTCTTCGCCGATCCGGACGGCAACCGGATCGACGTTGCCGAGGAAATCTGA
- a CDS encoding response regulator codes for MSDPSPHILVVDDHRDIRETLARYLVKNGLRATVAENAAQARKTLKAASIDLVVLDIMMPGEDGLSLCRHLVETGSMPVILLTAMADDTDRVIGLEIGADDYVTKPFNPRELLARIRAVLRRTSLVPKERDPIEHDRLHFDGWSLNVSRRELLDPEGTSVALSSGEFQLLCAFLKRPKMVLNRDQLMDLTTGRTPAVFDRSIDNQVSRLRRKIEIDPKDPKLIKTVWGGGYMFTAEVRDTAE; via the coding sequence TTGAGCGATCCGAGCCCGCATATCCTGGTGGTGGACGATCACCGCGACATCCGCGAAACCCTTGCGCGCTACCTCGTCAAGAACGGACTGCGCGCAACCGTGGCGGAAAATGCCGCACAGGCGCGCAAGACCCTAAAGGCAGCGTCCATCGATCTTGTCGTGCTGGATATCATGATGCCGGGCGAGGACGGACTGTCCCTGTGCCGTCATCTGGTGGAAACCGGCTCCATGCCCGTGATCCTGCTGACCGCGATGGCAGACGACACAGACCGGGTGATCGGTCTGGAAATCGGTGCCGACGATTATGTTACTAAGCCCTTCAACCCCCGCGAACTGCTCGCGCGCATTCGCGCGGTTCTGCGCCGTACATCGCTTGTGCCGAAGGAACGCGATCCGATCGAGCACGACAGGCTTCATTTCGACGGTTGGTCGCTGAATGTCTCGCGCCGAGAGCTTCTGGACCCGGAAGGGACTTCGGTGGCCCTTTCCAGCGGCGAATTCCAGTTGCTGTGCGCCTTCCTCAAACGTCCGAAAATGGTGCTGAACCGCGACCAGCTGATGGACCTGACAACCGGCCGGACGCCCGCTGTCTTCGACAGGTCCATCGACAACCAGGTCTCCCGTCTGCGCCGCAAGATCGAGATCGATCCGAAAGACCCCAAACTCATCAAGACCGTCTGGGGCGGCGGCTACATGTTCACCGCGGAAGTGAGAGACACGGCCGAATGA
- a CDS encoding FecCD family ABC transporter permease encodes MRRPAIALCLALCAAVIFSLHAGLTFYAPHTVLSALLGGEGADALIVTTLRLPRTAIGVVGGASLGLSGLLMQSVTRNPLAEPGLLGVNAGGALFVTFGVTVFGVASLAGIGMAAVMGALAATALVFSISASTGGAGNPATTLLAGFTVAALLASFTQALLLIDESALETLLFWLSGSFSDRPIGLLQLGLPLLAIGVAGSLLLATPLDVLRLDDASARSVGVNVGAVRLTALGLAALLAAGAVAMAGPVLFLGLVAPHLARRLTDGALPSTRQLIVLSLLTGALIAVLADILARIVVAPGEAPMSAVLALVGVPMLVHLLHRRKGLAA; translated from the coding sequence ATGAGGCGGCCGGCGATTGCATTGTGTCTGGCGCTGTGCGCGGCTGTCATTTTCAGCCTGCATGCCGGATTGACCTTCTATGCGCCTCATACGGTCCTTTCCGCGCTCTTGGGGGGGGAGGGCGCAGATGCGCTGATCGTGACGACGTTGCGTCTTCCAAGAACCGCGATCGGGGTGGTTGGCGGGGCCTCCCTCGGCCTTTCCGGCCTGTTGATGCAATCGGTTACGCGCAATCCGCTGGCAGAGCCGGGACTGCTCGGGGTCAATGCAGGCGGTGCGCTGTTCGTGACCTTCGGGGTGACGGTCTTCGGCGTGGCAAGCCTTGCCGGTATCGGCATGGCAGCAGTGATGGGCGCGCTGGCGGCAACGGCCCTGGTGTTTTCGATTTCAGCGTCCACTGGCGGTGCAGGCAATCCGGCAACCACGTTGCTGGCCGGATTTACCGTCGCCGCGCTGCTGGCGTCGTTCACGCAGGCCTTGCTGCTGATCGACGAAAGCGCTCTTGAGACACTGCTGTTCTGGCTGTCGGGCAGTTTTTCCGACAGGCCGATCGGGTTGTTGCAACTCGGGTTGCCGTTGCTTGCCATCGGGGTCGCAGGCAGCCTTCTTCTGGCAACACCGCTGGATGTGCTGCGCCTCGACGATGCCAGTGCCCGGTCTGTGGGTGTCAATGTTGGCGCAGTCCGATTGACGGCGCTCGGTCTTGCAGCCCTGCTTGCGGCGGGGGCGGTGGCGATGGCGGGGCCGGTGCTGTTTCTGGGGCTGGTTGCGCCGCATCTTGCCCGGCGTCTGACTGACGGCGCCCTGCCGTCGACACGGCAGTTGATCGTGCTTTCCCTTCTGACCGGTGCCCTGATCGCAGTCCTTGCCGATATTCTTGCGCGTATTGTCGTTGCGCCCGGTGAAGCGCCGATGAGTGCCGTTCTTGCGCTTGTCGGTGTGCCGATGCTGGTACATCTGCTTCACAGGCGGAAAGGGCTGGCAGCGTGA
- a CDS encoding EF-hand domain-containing protein, producing the protein MKPFKKIAIAALAASVAGTALTAGLSASAQNATANQDGGQQIQQADGQRVALMDGRPGPGYGFGRGHGMRGGKERAERLFERFDVNEDGVITKAEIEEVRTQEFTSADADGNGEISLEEFKAEFLTRSNDRMVRAFQFLDRDGDGTVTQEEADFLANRMFNMLDRDGNGTVERVRGPRGPMADDDDDDRGPRGERAERGERGERAERGGRGEHGWRGGPQMRQGGHHMGRGGHGGPGGMFLGMFDTDADGKVSREEFDARRGELFALADTNGNGSFTLQDFGPLWLSINENRVVDMFQRADADGSLGITAEEQSKHQDRMLERADRNNDGVITKADFKGGRKGGHGPDKGHGWKKGHGHGDGEGRGQGQGQGQGQGWGKHHRG; encoded by the coding sequence ATGAAACCGTTCAAGAAGATTGCAATTGCCGCCCTGGCTGCGAGCGTCGCGGGTACCGCGCTGACGGCCGGCCTGTCCGCTTCCGCCCAGAACGCGACTGCAAACCAGGACGGGGGGCAACAAATTCAGCAGGCAGACGGACAGCGTGTCGCGCTTATGGATGGGCGCCCTGGTCCGGGATACGGCTTCGGCCGGGGTCATGGCATGCGCGGTGGCAAGGAACGCGCCGAGCGGTTGTTCGAACGTTTCGATGTCAATGAAGACGGTGTCATCACCAAGGCTGAAATCGAGGAAGTTCGGACGCAGGAGTTCACATCGGCCGATGCAGATGGCAACGGCGAGATCAGTCTGGAGGAATTCAAGGCCGAATTTCTCACCCGCTCCAATGACCGCATGGTCAGGGCATTTCAGTTCCTCGACCGTGACGGCGATGGCACTGTAACCCAGGAAGAAGCGGATTTTCTTGCCAATCGCATGTTCAACATGCTGGATCGTGACGGCAACGGAACCGTTGAACGTGTTCGCGGTCCGCGTGGCCCTATGGCCGACGATGACGACGATGATCGTGGCCCGCGCGGCGAAAGAGCAGAGCGGGGTGAGCGTGGAGAGCGAGCAGAGCGTGGCGGCCGTGGTGAGCACGGCTGGCGCGGTGGTCCGCAAATGAGACAAGGCGGACACCACATGGGTCGTGGTGGTCACGGCGGCCCGGGAGGCATGTTCCTGGGCATGTTCGACACCGATGCGGACGGCAAGGTGAGCCGCGAGGAATTCGATGCAAGGCGCGGTGAATTGTTTGCTCTGGCCGACACCAACGGCAACGGCTCGTTCACGCTTCAGGATTTCGGTCCGCTGTGGCTTTCGATCAACGAGAACCGGGTGGTCGACATGTTCCAGCGTGCCGATGCCGACGGCAGCCTCGGGATTACCGCGGAAGAACAGAGCAAACACCAGGACCGCATGCTGGAGCGCGCCGACCGCAACAACGACGGCGTGATCACCAAGGCGGACTTCAAGGGTGGCCGGAAAGGTGGCCATGGTCCGGACAAGGGCCACGGCTGGAAGAAAGGTCACGGCCATGGTGATGGCGAAGGTCGTGGTCAGGGGCAAGGTCAGGGCCAAGGTCAGGGATGGGGTAAACACCACCGCGGCTGA
- a CDS encoding FecCD family ABC transporter permease, whose amino-acid sequence MAGAFPLFRLLPVMLLVFALTLAATGIGSSFMPPERVVAALAGQGSRMDEVIVWTLRLPRVALAILAGAALALAGALLQRVVRNPMASPSVLGITDGAAVGVVLFLWLFSDQANNLTVSIHWQPLAAIAGAAVFGALVIALASLDRAGSKPLKIILYGIALAALAKAAVTLLIILGPVYRASQALTWLTGSVGAAHWQDVLAVGLGLVAIIPVLLWQRLTLRQLVLDPQSAAVTGLSLDKAQFCLLAVAVFLTAIATAHVGAIGFVGLVAPHVARIFHGQFRSGYLVSVALTGSFLVLAADTLARIIAPPLELPAGALTALVGAPLFLYLLVKGRQSHA is encoded by the coding sequence ATGGCAGGCGCATTTCCACTTTTCAGGCTGCTGCCGGTCATGCTGCTCGTTTTTGCGTTGACGCTGGCAGCAACGGGTATCGGGTCCAGCTTCATGCCGCCGGAACGTGTTGTCGCGGCTCTGGCCGGGCAAGGCAGCCGCATGGATGAAGTAATCGTCTGGACCCTCCGCTTGCCCCGTGTTGCCCTTGCCATACTGGCCGGAGCGGCGCTTGCCCTTGCGGGTGCCTTGCTGCAGCGGGTCGTGCGCAATCCCATGGCGTCGCCCTCGGTTCTGGGCATTACTGACGGCGCTGCGGTTGGCGTCGTGCTGTTCTTGTGGCTGTTTTCCGATCAGGCGAACAATCTGACAGTCTCCATTCACTGGCAGCCTCTGGCTGCCATCGCCGGGGCGGCCGTCTTCGGTGCCCTGGTGATCGCATTGGCATCGCTCGATCGGGCAGGCAGCAAGCCGCTGAAGATCATCTTGTACGGTATTGCCCTGGCAGCACTCGCAAAGGCCGCGGTCACGCTGTTGATTATTCTCGGGCCTGTCTACAGGGCAAGTCAGGCACTGACCTGGCTGACCGGCTCGGTTGGTGCAGCCCACTGGCAGGACGTTCTGGCGGTCGGTCTCGGCCTTGTCGCAATCATCCCGGTGTTGTTGTGGCAACGGCTCACACTGCGGCAACTCGTACTTGATCCTCAAAGCGCTGCCGTGACCGGTCTGTCGCTGGACAAGGCCCAGTTCTGCCTGCTGGCAGTTGCCGTTTTCCTGACGGCCATCGCAACGGCCCATGTCGGTGCCATCGGTTTTGTCGGTCTGGTCGCGCCGCACGTCGCGCGGATCTTCCACGGTCAGTTCCGGTCCGGATATCTGGTTTCCGTGGCTCTGACCGGGAGCTTCCTGGTGCTGGCGGCCGACACGCTGGCCCGGATTATCGCGCCGCCGCTGGAATTGCCCGCAGGCGCGTTGACTGCGCTCGTCGGTGCGCCGCTGTTTCTCTATCTGCTTGTAAAAGGACGGCAATCCCATGCCTGA
- a CDS encoding (R)-mandelonitrile lyase, with protein sequence MSVLTVFEAGSRPSRRANPDYFTGTVWQDPVIEAPAPARVRALRVTFEPGARTHWHTHPLGQTLQILEGAGFVHLWGQEKLSILPGDVIWIPPGVKHWHGAGPNTSLVHLAIQEEQDGATAEWLEPVDEATYAGGLQARR encoded by the coding sequence ATGAGTGTCCTGACCGTATTCGAGGCCGGTTCCAGGCCATCGCGACGTGCAAATCCGGATTATTTCACTGGAACGGTCTGGCAGGACCCGGTGATCGAGGCGCCCGCGCCGGCCCGCGTGCGCGCATTGCGGGTGACGTTCGAACCGGGGGCACGTACCCACTGGCATACCCATCCGCTTGGGCAGACCCTTCAGATACTGGAAGGGGCAGGTTTTGTGCATCTGTGGGGGCAGGAGAAACTGTCGATACTGCCAGGTGATGTCATCTGGATCCCGCCTGGCGTCAAACATTGGCATGGCGCCGGACCGAACACGTCTCTTGTCCATCTGGCCATACAGGAAGAACAGGACGGTGCGACGGCGGAGTGGCTCGAACCGGTCGATGAGGCCACTTACGCCGGTGGCCTTCAGGCGCGGCGTTGA
- a CDS encoding ABC transporter substrate-binding protein, whose product MKIWSRLLCALPLFAMLASAPAIARDVTDSMGTVTVPDAPKRIVVLTNEGTEALLALGVTPVGAANSWNGDPWWDHISDAMDGAEPVGKESAVNLELIAALEPDLILANKQRHEEIYPQLTAIAPTVMSKELRGDWKINFRLYAEALGKEQEADAAIDDYDASVADLREKLGDHLNEEVSVIRFVPGQIRIYQLDSFSGVLLKDIGFHRPANQNVEEFAIRTGKESIPDMDGDRIFYFTYDSGDGKGTSLEEEVLADPLWQSLSAVKAGKVHQVSDAIWNTAGGILAAKLMLHDIAGIYGLD is encoded by the coding sequence ATGAAGATCTGGTCACGCCTGCTGTGCGCCCTGCCGCTGTTTGCAATGCTGGCATCAGCCCCTGCGATTGCCCGCGATGTCACCGACAGCATGGGCACCGTCACGGTTCCGGACGCCCCGAAACGGATTGTCGTCCTTACCAATGAAGGCACGGAAGCGCTGCTGGCACTGGGAGTGACGCCGGTGGGCGCGGCCAATTCCTGGAATGGCGATCCCTGGTGGGACCATATTTCCGATGCAATGGACGGAGCAGAACCTGTCGGCAAGGAAAGCGCGGTGAACCTGGAACTGATCGCGGCTCTGGAGCCCGACCTGATCCTGGCAAACAAGCAGCGGCACGAGGAAATCTATCCGCAGCTGACTGCAATCGCCCCGACCGTCATGTCCAAGGAGCTTCGTGGTGACTGGAAAATCAACTTCCGCCTCTATGCCGAAGCGCTCGGTAAGGAGCAGGAAGCGGATGCAGCCATCGACGATTACGATGCTTCAGTCGCAGACCTTCGCGAGAAACTTGGTGACCACCTCAACGAGGAAGTTTCCGTGATCCGTTTCGTGCCCGGCCAGATCCGCATCTATCAGCTCGACAGTTTCTCCGGTGTGCTTTTGAAAGACATCGGCTTCCACCGGCCGGCAAACCAGAATGTGGAAGAATTTGCCATCCGCACCGGCAAGGAGAGCATTCCGGATATGGACGGCGACCGGATCTTCTATTTCACCTATGACTCTGGCGATGGCAAAGGCACGTCTCTGGAAGAAGAAGTGCTTGCCGATCCGTTGTGGCAGTCCCTGTCCGCCGTCAAGGCGGGCAAGGTGCATCAGGTCAGCGATGCGATCTGGAACACCGCCGGTGGCATTCTGGCCGCAAAGCTGATGCTTCACGACATTGCCGGCATTTACGGCCTCGACTAG
- a CDS encoding GFA family protein yields MTQETFSLKGTCRCGHTSFEVSAPPLITCACHCRGCQQMSSSAYSLTAIMPAPAFKVTEGTPVKGGLQGPEADHYFCPDCKTWMFTRIPGYDEIVNVRSVLLDDLHWTEPFMETMTASKLPWAETPARHRYEGFPPPEDFMKLMGEFAAHQLATR; encoded by the coding sequence ATGACGCAAGAGACTTTTTCACTCAAGGGGACATGCCGTTGTGGTCACACGAGCTTCGAGGTATCCGCGCCGCCGCTGATCACCTGTGCCTGCCATTGCAGAGGGTGCCAGCAAATGAGTTCCAGCGCCTATTCCCTGACGGCGATCATGCCGGCACCCGCGTTCAAGGTGACCGAAGGTACGCCGGTCAAAGGGGGATTGCAGGGACCTGAGGCGGATCATTACTTCTGCCCAGACTGCAAAACCTGGATGTTCACGCGTATTCCCGGGTACGACGAAATCGTCAATGTCCGCTCGGTCCTGCTCGACGACCTCCACTGGACAGAACCCTTCATGGAAACAATGACTGCCAGCAAGTTGCCTTGGGCGGAAACGCCTGCCAGGCACCGTTATGAAGGCTTTCCGCCGCCGGAAGACTTCATGAAGCTGATGGGCGAATTCGCCGCCCACCAGCTGGCAACCAGATAG
- a CDS encoding FAD-dependent oxidoreductase — protein MNIAIVGAGIGGLATAILLERLGHRISLFEQFRKPVPIGSGLMIQPVGLEVLELAGVADAVLKHATPIKRVLGRSSQTGRRVLDVDYGAVPGLGIHRAALFSALYEKVLTRALYWHTDCRITGHQDGKLRFADGSFSEAFDLIIDASGANSVLSPLKARALSFGAIWGTVDWVSGGLPEDHLSQRYRGADHMIGVLPVGLMPGQDRRKAAFFWSLRHDAYEDWLKGGLAAWKDTALSIWPDAGPFLEQITDPEQMTMARYSHGTLRQPWGDRIAFVGDAAHRASPQLGQGANMALLDAAALAKSLETLPLDQALPAYGKARRWHVGVYQAFSAMFTPAYQSDSRLLPFLRDNVLFPVSRIPPVPSVLSHLISGTLVPRGI, from the coding sequence ATGAACATTGCCATTGTCGGGGCCGGGATCGGAGGACTGGCCACAGCCATTCTTCTGGAGCGTCTGGGCCACCGGATTTCCCTGTTTGAACAATTCCGCAAACCGGTTCCCATCGGTTCGGGCTTGATGATCCAGCCTGTCGGGCTTGAAGTCCTGGAGCTGGCTGGTGTCGCAGATGCGGTTCTGAAGCACGCAACACCGATCAAGCGTGTGCTTGGCAGGTCGTCGCAGACCGGCAGACGGGTTCTTGACGTGGACTATGGCGCAGTCCCGGGGCTTGGTATCCACCGGGCCGCGCTGTTTTCCGCGCTTTATGAAAAGGTGCTGACCCGTGCGCTTTACTGGCACACGGATTGCCGGATCACCGGTCACCAGGACGGGAAACTGCGTTTCGCCGATGGCAGCTTTTCCGAGGCCTTCGACCTGATCATCGATGCGTCGGGTGCAAATTCGGTTTTGTCGCCGCTGAAAGCACGCGCACTGTCGTTCGGTGCGATCTGGGGAACTGTCGACTGGGTTTCCGGCGGTCTGCCCGAGGATCATCTTTCCCAGAGGTATCGCGGTGCAGACCACATGATTGGTGTGTTGCCTGTCGGCCTCATGCCGGGACAGGACCGGCGGAAGGCCGCGTTCTTCTGGTCACTTCGCCACGACGCTTATGAAGACTGGCTCAAGGGCGGGCTGGCAGCCTGGAAGGACACGGCGCTGTCGATCTGGCCCGATGCCGGACCCTTTCTGGAGCAGATCACGGATCCGGAGCAAATGACCATGGCGCGCTACAGCCATGGCACCTTGCGCCAGCCCTGGGGTGACAGGATTGCCTTTGTCGGTGATGCCGCCCACCGGGCGAGCCCGCAGCTCGGGCAGGGCGCGAACATGGCTCTGCTGGACGCTGCCGCCCTGGCAAAGTCTTTGGAGACCCTGCCGCTTGACCAGGCTCTACCTGCCTACGGCAAGGCCAGACGTTGGCACGTAGGTGTCTATCAGGCGTTCAGCGCGATGTTCACGCCGGCCTATCAAAGTGACAGCCGGTTGCTGCCCTTTTTGCGCGACAATGTGCTGTTTCCTGTCAGCCGTATCCCGCCCGTTCCCTCGGTGCTGTCGCATCTGATCTCGGGAACGCTTGTGCCACGCGGTATTTGA